Below is a genomic region from Daphnia pulicaria isolate SC F1-1A chromosome 10, SC_F0-13Bv2, whole genome shotgun sequence.
ATGTTGACGACGGAGCGGTGGATGGATTCGGCCCGCTCTTTGCCCATGAAATTGTCCAGCACGCAAATGCCGTACTGTTGCAAGTCGCGGATGACGTGCTGGCACGTCTGCGACATCCACTCCTGCGGCGACCGCTCGCTACGACTCCAATTCTCCATTTTAGGCctattttaattcttcttttgttgtgcTGTTGACTTTCTTATTCCTCGACCAAATGCTGCTGGTAGACGCAGAGATTTCTTAGCTGTTTGACAGATCTTCTGGTTTGTAGGCCTATTCCACGACTGAAGAATAGCACCACCATGCTCTATGACTATTATTCCGTTGAGCAATTTAGACTGGGATATAATAACAAAAGTTATTAGAGACACTCGGGTACTGCTGGCTGGCGGACGTGTGTGGTTGATGGCGATGTAGAGGGGAGACTGAGGTCGTGCATTGGATTCAACTCGTTTTATTTCCtccccaaaaaatacaaaatttgtttGGCGCATGCGCTGTAGGAGCCCACCCTTGGGGCCATAGACGTCGAGATGAGTGAAAAGGCTACGTGACTATTGTGAAGGCAAACGGCCTTTTTtccaccgctgctgctgctgccctaaTCGCCATCTATGCGTTCACATGCACCGACGTGAGACGGCCCGTTTCGCCCCCCctgtatctctctctctctcttggcgGTTTGGACTCGATGACAAACCAAATGTAGTCAATTTTTTTCGATCGCATAAGTCACGTACGCACACTACACGGCTGCACGTCGCGCAGCAGATACAACATTTTATTCCCCCACATCATCAATAATTCTGTCGAACTTGACGATAAAGTTTCGACTCAAAAATGGCGACTGCTGAATTATGGCCATTTTGTTATCCCCGCCATATTAATTTCAtaccaaatttaaaatgaagtttgtaaactttctcttttatttggcTGGACGAGTATTCTGGCGCCAAGTTCAAACGTACTTTGGAGCTGGTTTGGTAGAATCGTCTTCAAGTTATCGGAAGGCCTGAAGAAATTTAGGCATGTCGGTCGAAATAATTCATTGGCACTGGCATCCCTGGCATCCGCCACCGGGAAATGTCGCACGAAAATGAAACCGAGGAGACGGAAAAAGAATCTAGGGTGAGCGGGGGTAATAGGGTACATAAAtcctatttttaatttaggcTCAATTCCACTCATGCCAAGTTTGTGTATTGATTATTTCCTCCTAAGATAGAAGAACACAATTTCAGTTTGAATCTATTAatctttattatattttgcGGGGACGAGGTTTAATCGAAGCTGATGATCTGGCAGCCCTTGCCACTGAAGGTGAAAACGTTGATGAATCCGCACCGACCCATGTGATTGGTAGGGCTGGCGTAAGGTGGAGTCCCGGCTCCGTTGCCTGTGCAGGCCGACTGGACAACATCCGCTTCCCATCCGTTACCTTTTTTCAacgtccgaaaaattgattcaatcatttaaaattctaCAAATAATGTTAACCAATAAATTAATTACCAGCGTTGGTGAGGAAAGCTTTCACTTCGAACCAGGTGTTCTCCGCTTGCGAGCAATCCATGTCCATTTCAACCATCCAGTAGTGATCGCCAAACCTAATTTCGcgccaatttttaattataacattatttctacaattaattcaattcattattttttcattagaTATTGCTGGAATATTACGTGTTGAGTGGTTGGTATCCGGCTTCAGTTGCTTTGTTAGAAGTCCAAGCCAGCGGAGTGCCGGAAGCGGGTTGACCCGCGTAAACCCCCTGACCCACCTCCACTCCGTACCAATCCAATTTGGTGTCGCCGATCGCCCAGGCGTTGTACTTGTCGTAATGGGTCGTCGTACCCAGCGAAGAAacctgttttttaaattaatttttaatttacaatcaaaagatttaaaaagaaattgaattactttcaTGGGGAGAGCGCAGGGTGAAGTTGCGGCATTTTCAACGCAGCCCGGTCGAACCGTGTGGTCAATTCCTCCTCGGATGAACAAATCCTGTCCAGGATTGGTTTGCTTCTGGATGAAAACCACCGTGCGGTTGCCACTTGGCGGGCGAACTGCATAGCGAAATTTTTAGtccaaatttcatttgattagaCACACAAAATGGATGTCAATTTGATATTATGAACCGGTGGTTGTCGTAGTGACGGAGCAGCCGGCACCGTAGCACGGCACCGTCGGGATAGTGATGGTCGTTTTGGGCGTGGTCGGAACGGTGGGTCGGGCAGTTCCGGCTGTCGCCGTAGGCACGGGACCCGTTTCGCATCCGACACAAGCCGCGAACATGGGCTCCTCGTAGTTGTCGATTTGAACCTGGGCTTTGCCGTCGGAGCCCACCGTGATGCTGGTGGCGCAATCGTCGATAATGTTGCAATACGTTCCGGCCGGTAatcctttttattcaaataaaatttgggaaaatttaaaacaatcaaaattaattattaataaattaaattaaattaaaattattaataaattcaattaaattaaaaatggtaaacataaaataaaatataattcaatcaaataaaatataataataaataaaatttaaatgatcaaatgattattttaattaaaatgattgatttaataaaaattattattaattgaaattaaattaaaaattgatattattgaataattaaataccGGTGGCAAGTGTTTCGGTCATGCTTCCGCCTTTGGCCATGGCGAAAAATCCCTTGTTGCCTCGGGAGAAAGCCACAGCCCCGCCGTTGTTCCAGTAATTGTCCATCTGAGTTCCGGCGACGGCGTTGCGGAAGCGTACCATTTTGGCGATGGGATTCCAGCGGTGCTCGCAAACCCATTCGCCGGAACAACTGCCATCCTCATTAATAATCACGTCGACGGCGCTGTAGTCGTCGTTGTGCGGCGGCCCGACGTCGGAATTGTCAAAGAAGTAGCTGCTCATAACCTGGGCGAATCCGTACGGATGGGCCAGCATGTAGGAGACGGCCTGCTTGTACTCCCTGGGCGTCTTGTGGGTGATGACGTCACCAGCCCCACCGTGTCCGCGCTGGTTGTCGTGATTGTCAACAAAGACGAAGGCCCGGTCGTCCCTGGCCATGCCCCATCCGTAATCGATGAGTCCGCCCAGCTGGCCGTAGTCATTGATGCCCCAGGCTAGTTTCATGCAGTAGCGGAATTCCGTCACCAACCCAACGTCGTAATACTCGTCAACCCGAACGGCTCCGTCGTTGCGGTCGATAACTTCGCTGTAGACGAACAGTTTCGAATTGGCGGCGAATCCGTGTTCGGTCGGAAGTGGATTGACCCTGGACGTGATGGCGGCAATGTCCTAAATTAAACGAacccaaaattgaattttaaaattcaataaaatgacGTCAAATCAATGGATGAGACTCACCAAGGGCCACATGTGTTTGGCCGCATCAATGCGGATGCCGGCCACTCCTATAGCGACGAGGCTGTTCAAATATCCCGCCACTTTATCGCGGACATAGTCCAGGGCTCCGTACAGGTCAGTCAATCCGACCAGGTAGCAATTGCGGACGTTGTTTGGATCTCCGTAGTTGTTGACGTTGCCGTCGAATGATGGGCACATGTCTTTCGGCGTGAAATGCTCAGCCGAAAAAGGGACCCtgtcaaatcaaatatttaatgcggaattaattttaattagttGACAGTTTATACCCAGGGAAATCTAAAGCATCGCCATCGTAGGGCGACCCGGCGTAGGACACGCCCAGACGACCCAGTCCGCTCATATGATTGATAACAGCATCGACATACGTCCTGATAACAAATCACCAAGTTATTACATAATATTATACTGCGCTTtaataatgttttatttttttagaaataaatttaataccGGACTCCGACAGCGTTGCAACGTCGGACCATGTCGGCAAATTCGTCCGGATTGCCCGACCGTGAATGTAAAATGTAACTGACCGGTTGGTAGCGCTGCCACCACGGCTGAGGAGGATTGTTGTCGGGCAGGATGACGTGCTCAGACGGA
It encodes:
- the LOC124313831 gene encoding alpha-amylase A-like, producing the protein MKAIWIWAIGCWMMGVALGQYDPNCNGKTTIVHLFEWKWSDIAAECERFLGPAGYCGFQVSPPSEHVILPDNNPPQPWWQRYQPVSYILHSRSGNPDEFADMVRRCNAVGVRTYVDAVINHMSGLGRLGVSYAGSPYDGDALDFPGVPFSAEHFTPKDMCPSFDGNVNNYGDPNNVRNCYLVGLTDLYGALDYVRDKVAGYLNSLVAIGVAGIRIDAAKHMWPLDIAAITSRVNPLPTEHGFAANSKLFVYSEVIDRNDGAVRVDEYYDVGLVTEFRYCMKLAWGINDYGQLGGLIDYGWGMARDDRAFVFVDNHDNQRGHGGAGDVITHKTPREYKQAVSYMLAHPYGFAQVMSSYFFDNSDVGPPHNDDYSAVDVIINEDGSCSGEWVCEHRWNPIAKMVRFRNAVAGTQMDNYWNNGGAVAFSRGNKGFFAMAKGGSMTETLATGLPAGTYCNIIDDCATSITVGSDGKAQVQIDNYEEPMFAACVGCETGPVPTATAGTARPTVPTTPKTTITIPTVPCYGAGCSVTTTTTVRPPSGNRTVVFIQKQTNPGQDLFIRGGIDHTVRPGCVENAATSPCALPMKVSSLGTTTHYDKYNAWAIGDTKLDWYGVEVGQGVYAGQPASGTPLAWTSNKATEAGYQPLNTFGDHYWMVEMDMDCSQAENTWFEVKAFLTNAGNGWEADVVQSACTGNGAGTPPYASPTNHMGRCGFINVFTFSGKGCQIISFD